One part of the Diadema setosum chromosome 22, eeDiaSeto1, whole genome shotgun sequence genome encodes these proteins:
- the LOC140245284 gene encoding uncharacterized protein, with protein sequence MSVDIDAPAGNLLSFSESYGGDVSASVDPGMDSDTDVDLDDILPYDETLILPKKKKRMRKESEDDDGHPFATHTDDSQEKPADRSVTMTKTQAKTTIQTKIEEAQRAQAYAYKDTSPVRPMKKDLSPTRKPSPHREPKVGRPAPPAKATVLPQPMLHVDPEPEIPQTDMKTPPVVHMPPHTQTQAGPPKPSITASLKSRFEPKEKAKPTFPTKPQTMPKPSTKPSVPAKPDVAPKPSAPWAPPVSKTSPIKPQVTQQTKAVPMQTKHYVLMPPEPEERKPPTFLKFINHCHAKPGEAGRFESQVTGKPMPSIKWLRDGQELKPSPNCKIENKPDGTTTLTFVRVAPSDSGKITCKIENVAGLASCTAKLIVEDEEQRVIRETKHQRFIQSTLTTTPEDIYSSDLEIQVEPPTFRIGGPPPAARVPGPSAPGAPREPTPLGPRPVQPPSFHSFLTSQEAVEGGSARFECHVSGHPRPTVRWYKSGRELRPDNRITIRITEDGYCILEISCVYPEDSGEYIVKATNQAGEATSIAQLTVAPSTYHYQMDGREPHQDLHIHINLEQDGMVPQPGIHTVSAPGVTVSPGVSVPVTSQVTQGLQFAQGPVPTTTTRTVEVVSGPSDVERTTEELSTTSRRTTTKTTTTKTVTETVTEESDVEIPGMTFTSQRFSQTPTTPGSAPGTPGQPGTPGQPGYPGTPIQIYGQTIPQQMPNINITLNISGFQEALPEPPTFRRLVTDTTVTESQSVQLDCIITGHPFPQITWLKDDQIIQDSPDFQYIINGNRVSLLINVTLPEDTGDYTCRATNPYGTAVCTCRLTVRPGKMRTVSGDEAFSESEVIRRVRKTTTTTTTRVAESDIDAPSEYSERTYRTVRNKPPKFLNELLDIEVLENSTAKFDARVTGRPLPQVRWFSDGIEIHPGGRYTLHYDDQGHCSLTITNVTRDDSAEIECRAVNPAGEEASSFADLIVKPIPQAGKRPRKRREQQTLFVHGTKPKFTSEVKSIQVAEGHTARFVVKIVGQPRPTVTWYKNGRPIPHDERYIVTYEEDGTCTLIITNVCADDDAEYMCKAVNELGKTISYADLVVETTTKTITTIPEEPEQETWTERVEKYVESDTESVRTVTTTTTTKKRTTISREGQEPTSGTESVTVEVRPRDRQWAPPRPMHEVTFETDVGHPQPEQYGVEDYEIIREYGPRPRVTQEVNIPMSPGQSEMTIPLERAERSTKEVMLTQKVYPTVTEKEVVPDQKRPGETPIRMPVYPQKKKVDEKILPVNREVPSSQPAFDKIPAPKEVEEEMLYEDLYPQPLPDVRMPFQQMHPPTTIHEDITSTVMKPDSAVKRLKDLPVPEPVPHVHEPPVEASPQFPDRTPSSLAALERIPVPEPQPQLHDTPVYPEEVVQEKLPLIDRLNKIPLQQSPAKVHETPIQADKKKPMYYRPEIKEPQPPPKIKEVPFAAEEIRQPERPPYLKKLQNLPPPHEPAKVFEDHIHPSKKSPVKVPVEFPQPDYPEFEYEEVPGYMPIQEAPVPHPGKPKATPRKPKPEVAVKPLAKQPTKPGRPQVVEELQDTQAVLGQEAQLQTIIIGLPRPRVQWLRNGRPIDGDRFESIVTPDVKLNSSTLIAHK encoded by the exons ATGTCAG TTGACATTGATGCGCCTGCTGGAAACCTCCTGAGCTTCAGTGAGTCGTACGGTGGGGATGTCAGTGCCAGTGTAGACCCTGGCATGGACTCAGACACTGACGTTGACCTCGATGATATCTTGCCGTACGATGAAACCCTCATCCtgccaaagaagaagaagcgcatGCGGAAGGAGAGCGAGGATGACGATGGTCATCCTTTTGCCACACACACTGACGACAGTCAGGAGAAGCCTGCGGACAGGTCAGTAACCATGACCAAAACACAAGCCAAGACGACCATTCAAACAAAGATTGAGGAAGCACAGAGAGCACAAGCCTATGCATACAAGGACACCTCGCCTGTGCGCCCAATGAAGAAGGACTTGTCCCCAACGAGGAAGCCATCCCCTCACCGTGAACCCAAGGTGGGGAGGCCGGCGCCCCCAGCCAAAGCTACAGTGCTACCGCAGCCCATGCTGCATGTGGACCCCGAGCCTGAGATACCACAGACTGACATGAAGACACCACCGGTGGTGCACATGCCTCCTCACACCCAGACCCAGGCTGGTCCGCCGAAGCCAAGTATCACAGCATCCCTGAAATCACGGTTTGAACCCAAAGAGAAAGCAAAACCGACCTTTCCGACCAAGCCACAGACAATGCCAAAGCCGTCCACGAAGCCGAGTGTGCCCGCTAAACCAGACGTGGCACCAAAGCCCTCTGCACCATGGGCACCACCTGTGTCCAAGACCTCACCAATCAAACCACAGGTCACCCAGCAAACCAAAGCAGTGCCAATGCAAACCAAACATTATGTACTCATGCCTCCCGAACCGGAGGAGAGGAAACCGCCAACCTTCTTGAAGTTCATCAACCACTGCCATGCTAAACCTGGTGAGGCTGGACGCTTCGAGTCGCAGGTCACCGGCAAGCCAATGCCATCAATTAAATGGTTGCGTGATGGACAGGAACTGAAACCTTCTCCAAACTGCAAGATTGAGAACAAACCAGACGGTACCACAACACTGACTTTCGTGCGGGTGGCACCGAGTGACTCGGGCAAGATCACCTGCAAGATTGAGAATGTCGCTGGTTTGGCATCTTGCACTGCAAAGCTCATTGTTGAAG ATGAAGAGCAGCGCGTCATTCGCGAGACCAAACACCAACGCTTTATCCAGTCCACTCTCACTACAACACCTGAAGACATCTACTCATCAGACCTCGAGATCCAGGTAGAACCCCCAACCTTCAGGATTGGTGGTCCTCCACCGGCGGCCCGGGTACCAGGACCCAGTGCGCCTGGTGCGCCCAGGGAGCCAACCCCACTTGGCCCTCGACCCGTCCAACCACCGTCCTTCCACTCCTTCCTAACAAGCCAGGAGGCCGTGGAAGGAGGCTCGGCACGTTTCGAGTGCCACGTCAGTGGTCACCCACGTCCAACTGTCAGGTGGTATAAG AGTGGAAGGGAACTCCGTCCGGACAACCGCATCACAATCAGGATTACGGAAGATGGATATTGTATTCTGGAAATCTCCTGTGTCTATCCGGAGGACTCTGGTGAATACATCGTTAAGGCAACCAACCAGGCCGGCGAGGCAACATCCATTGCCCAGCTGACCGTGGCAC CATCCACCTACCACTACCAAATGGATGGAAGAGAGCCCCATCAGGATCTCCACATCCACATCAACCTGGAGCAGGATGGCATGGTTCCTCAGCCTGGCATCCACACCGTCTCTGCTCCTGGTGTGACGGTGTCGCCGGGTGTGTCCGTCCCAGTCACCTCCCAGGTTACTCAGGGTCTGCAGTTTGCGCAAG GACCTGtacccaccaccaccacaagaACTGTAGAGGTTGTCAGTGGTCCGTCTGATGTGGAAAGAACAACTGAGGAGTTATCAACCACATCCAGGCGAACAACAACCAAGACCACCACAACAAAAACTGTTACTGAGACAGTGACTGAGGAAAGTGACGTGGAAATTCCTGGAATGACCTTCACCAGTCAGCGATTCTCTCAGACGCCAACCACCCCAGGATCCGCACCAGGAACCCCTGGACAGCCTGGAACTCCTGGACAACCAGGATATCCAGGAACTCCCATTCAGATCTATGGACAAACCATTCCACAGCAGATGCCCAACATCAACATCACTCTCAATATCTCAGGGTTCCAGGAGGCCTTGCCTGAACCGCCAACCTTCCGGAGGTTGGTGACCGACACCACGGTCACTGAGAGCCAGAGTGTTCAACTGGACTGCATCATCACCGGACATCCTTTCCCGCAGATCACCTGGTTGAAGGATGACCAGATTATCCAAGACTCGCCAGACTTCCAGTATATCATCAATGGCAACAGGGTCTCACTGCTCATCAATGTAACACTTCCTGAGGATACTGGTGACTACACATGCAGAGCAACCAATCCCTATGGAACAGCAGTATGCACTTGTCGACTGACTGTGCGCC CTGGCAAAATGCGAACTGTAAGTGGAGATGAAGCTTTCTCTGAATCAGAAGTGATTCGTAGAGTGAGGAAGACTActaccacaaccacaaccaggGTCGCAGAAAGTGATATTGACGCCCCCTCAGAGTACTCGGAGCGCACATATCGTACGGTGAGGAACAAGCCACCAAAGTTTCTAAATGAACTCTTGGACATTGAGGTGCTGGAGAACAGCACAGCTAAATTTGATGCCAGGGTCACAGGTCGTCCGTTGCCTCAAGTCCGCTGGTTTAGCGATGGCATAGAGATTCATCCAGGAGGACGTTACACATTGCACTATGATGATCAGGGACACTGTTCATTGACCATCACCAATGTGACACGAGATGACTCCGCTGAAATTGAATGCAGAGCTGTGAATCCCGCTGGTGAAGAGGCTTCAAGTTTTGCAGATCTCATTGTCAAACCCATTCCACAAGCAGGGAAAAGACCAAGGAAGAGACGAGAGCAGCAGACCCTCTTTGTCCATGGAACCAAGCCAAAGTTCACTTCAGAGGTGAAATCTATCCAAGTCGCAGAAGGTCATACAGCAAGATTTGTGGTGAAGATCGTTGGACAGCCACGGCCCACTGTCACATGGTACAAAAATGGGCGTCCCATTCCACATGATGAACGGTACATTGTGACTTACGAAGAAGACGGTACATGTACACTCATCATAACAAATGTATGTGCAGATGATGATGCAGAATATATGTGTAAAGCGGTGAATGAACTTGGTAAAACAATCTCTTATGCCGACCTGGTTGTTGAAACTACCACCAAGACAATAACCACCATCCCAGAAGAACCAGAGCAGGAGACATGGACAGAACGTGTCGAGAAATATGTAGAGAGTGACACAGAAAGTGTTCGCACAGTTACCACTACAACAACCACTAAGAAGAGGACAACTATATCAAGAGAGGGACAAGAGCCGACTAGTGGAACAGAGAGTGTTACTGTGGAAGTTCGACCTCGAGATAGACAATGGGCACCACCTAGACCGATGCATGAAGTGACATTTGAAACAGATGTTGGACATCCACAGCCAGAGCAATATGGTGTGGAGGATTATGAGATCATACGAGAGTATGGACCACGACCGAGAGTCACTCAAGAAGTAAATATTCCAATGAGTCCAGGACAATCGGAAATGACCATTCCTCTTGAAAGAGCTGAAAGATCCACCAAAGAAGTCATGCTCACCCAGAAAGTATACCCAACAGTGACAGAAAAAGAAGTTGTGCCAGATCAAAAGCGTCCGGGTGAGACTCCAATCCGAATGCCTGTTTAtccacagaaaaagaaagttgaTGAAAAAATTTTGCCTGTTAACAGAGAAGTTCCGTCTTCTCAGCCAGCATTTGACAAGATTCCAGCACCAAAGGAAGTAGAGGAGGAAATGCTATATGAGGACCTGTATCCACAGCCTCTGCCAGATGTGAGGATGCCTTTCCAGCAGATGCATCCACCAACAACCATTCATGAAGACATTACTAGTACTGTTATGAAGCCTGACTCTGCTGTCAAAAGGCTCAAAGATCTACCAGTTCCTGAGCCAGTACCACATGTTCATGAACCACCAGTAGAAGCATCTCCACAATTTCCTGACAGAACCCCATCATCACTTGCTGCTTTAGAAAGAATACCTGTACCAGAACCCCAGCCACAATTACACGACACCCCAGTCTATCCTGAAGAAGTTGTACAAGAAAAACTTCCACTGATAGACCGGTTGAACAAAATTCCATTGCAGCAATCCCCAGCAAAGGTGCATGAAACTCCAATAcaagctgacaagaaaaaaccTATGTACTACAGGCCAGAAATCAAAGAACCACAGCCTCCTCCAAAAATAAAGGAAGTTCCATTTGCAGCAGAAGAGATTAGGCAACCTGAGAGACCTCCATATCTAAAGAAACTTCAAAaccttcctcctcctcatgaACCAGCAAAGGTGTTTGAAGATCATATTCATCCATCAAAGAAATCTCCAGTGAAAGTTCCAGTGGAGTTTCCACAACCAGACTATCCCGAGTTTGAGTATGAAGAAGTTCCAGGTTACATGCCTATACAAGAGGCTCCAGTCCCACATCCTGGCAAGCCAAAAGCAACCCCAAGGAAACCCAAACCTGAAGTTGCTGTGAAACCACTAGCAAAGCAGCCAACCAAGCCAGGAAGACCTCAGGTAGTAGAAGAACTTCAAGACACCCAAGCTGTTCTTGGTCAAGAAGCTCAGTTGCAGACAATCATAATTGGTCTTCCAAGACCAAGAGTCCAATGGCTGAGAAATGGACGCCCCATTGATGGTGACCGATTTGAGAGTATTGTGACACCAGATG TGAAGCTGAACAGCAGTACCCTCATCGCACACAAATAG